In the genome of Rhodospirillaceae bacterium, the window CGAACCTTGAAGACTGCGCGAACGGCAGGGTAGTAATGCAAACCCGTTTGCAAATGTTTTCATAACCGCCATGGCACGACCAGGGAAACGCGGACGGCTGCCGGGCATCGTCGATGTCGCCAACCTGGCGAAGGTCTCGCCCGCCACCGTCTCGCGCTATTTCAACGATCCCGATATCGTTCGGTACCGGACACGGGAGCGCATCCGCAAGGCGGTCGACGAACTCGGCTACGTCCGCAACCGCGCCATGCGCAGCATGGTCGGCGCCGCCACCGGCTGCATCGGCCTCGTCATCCCGACCATCGACAACGCGATCTTCTCGGAAATGCTCCAGGCCTTTTCCTCCGCCCTGGCAACCCACGGGCGGACCATGCTGATCGCGGCCCATGGCTATGACCTGGCGCGCGAGGCCGTGCTGGTCCATTCGCTCTCGGAGCAACGGGTCGACGCGCTGGCGCTGATCGGGCTCGAGCACCGGCCCGAGACGCTGGCGCAGATCGAGCGCCAGGGCATTCCGGCGGCGATGCTGTGGAACTACCGGCCGGATCGGGACTGGCCCTGCATCGGCTTCGACAACGAACTCGCCGGCCGGATGGCGGCGGAGCACCTGCTGGCGCTCGGCCATCGCGACATCCTGTTCGCGATCGGCGAGGAGCGGTCCAACGACCGGGCCGCCGGCCGGCGCACCGGCGCGCTGGAGGCCGCCCGCCGCGCCGGTCTGCCGGTGCCGGACCGCCGGCGCATCGCCTGCCCCTACGACATCCTCCTGTCGAAGGAGCTGATCGCCCGCACCCTGCAGATCGGCAGCCGGCCGACCACCGTCCTCGCCGGCAACGACGTGATCGCCCAGGGGGCCCTGTTCGCCGCAGCCTCCCTCGGCATCCGGGTGCCGGACGACCTGTCCGTCATCGGTATCGGCGATTTCCGCGGCTCCGACGCGTTCGAGCCGGGCCTCACCACCGTCCGCATCCCGGCGCGCCGGATCGGCCGGCTCGCCGCCGACGCCCTGGTCGAGATGATCGACTGGCCGGAGGCGGACTTCCACCATGAACATTGCTGCCCGCTCGAACTGATCGTGCGGGGAACGTGCAAGGCGGTCTAGAGCCGTTCCGTGCCTGTCGGCACCGCCGGGACAGGCCGGCTCCCTTCGACAAGCCCGAATCGCAGAGCGGCAATTTAGCCCAGCCCTGCGATTCCCGGTCCGCGTACGGGAAGGGCTTGACAGCGGAGAAAAAGAACATTATATGAACAATTACACCGCCGGCTCGGCGGGCGCGGTGGCGAAAAAACACGGTGCCTAGACCGGTCTGTTTATTTTCGGACGGTTGGAAAACGGCAGATTTCCGCGAAAACAACGAAAATGAGTGATCGTAAAAAAATGTAAAAATTCCTATTTTCTCTGACGCCCACTTCGGCAATCGCAGAGCCGGCCCTTTCGACGGGCTTCGGGCGTGCGCCGCTGCGCGGGCGGCGCCGTGAAGACCTGACAGGCTCCGGGCAGCGGAGCACATCGGCCGATCCGGACACAGGGTTCGACCGGTCCCTCGATACGGCGCTGGCGCGCCTACTCGGGATGAGGGGAAATTGGGTCTTCCTCAACCCTGACATTTTTTGCCCTCACCCTGAGTAGCCCCGGCCCCCGGCCGGGGCGTATCGAAGGGCGGGGCGTATCGAAAGCCTGTCCTGAGCCTGTCGAAGGGGGCGGCGCATTGTGGCGGCGCGGGCCGGCTGCTACGGTCGGCGCCGAAAGGGACCGCATGAACGAACCGGATAATATGCAGACCGGAGCCGGAAACGGCGCTTCGATGCTCGCCGCCATCGGCAACACGCCGATGGTGGAGTTGCGCAACCTGGATACCGGGCCCTGCCGGCTGTTTGCCAAGCTGGAGCTGTTCAACCCCGGCGGGTCGATCAAGGACCGCATCGCGCTCGGCATGGTCGAGGCGGCCGAGCGCGACGGGCGCCTGAAGCCGGGCGGCACCATCGTCGAGGCAACCTCCGGCAACACCGGCATCGGCCTCGCCCTGGTCGCCGCGCTCAAGGGCTACAGGATGATCCTGATCATCCCGGACAAGATGAGCCGGGAGAAAATCCAGCAGTGCCGGGCCCTGGGCGCCGAGGTGATCGTTACCCGGACGGATGTGCCGCCGGGCCATCCCCTTCAATATCAGACCATGGCCGCCGACATCGAGGCGCGCACGCCGGGCGCGCTATACATCCGCCAGCACTACAACCCGGACAACCCGGCGGTCCACGAAGCGACGACCGGCCCGGAAATCTGGCGCCAGATGAATGGCGATGTCGACGCCATCGTCGGCGGTATCGGGACCGCCGGCACCATGACCGGGCTGGGCCGCTATTTCCGCAGGGTAGCGCCCGGCCTGAAGATGATCCTGGCGGATCCCGTGGGCTCGCTGCTCGCGCCCTATGTCCAGACCGGCGAACTGACCGAGCCCGGCGCCTGGGTCGTCGAGGGTATCGGCGAGGACGAACTGCCGCCGGTCGGCGACATGTCGCTGATCGACGAGGCCATCGTCGTCAGCGACCGGGACAGCCTGTTGACCGCCCGCGACCTGCTGAAGGCCGAAGGCATCATGGGCGGCTCGTCGACCGGCACCATCGTCGCCGCGGCCCTCGACTGGTGCCGCCGGCAGACGGAAGCCAAACGGGTCGTCGCCATCGTTCCGGACGGCGGCGACAAGTATCTCTCCAAGATGTATGACGACCACTGGATGGCGGACCAAGGCTTCATCGAGCGCAAGACCTATGGCGACCTGCGCGACCTGATCGCCCGCCGGCACGACGAGCACGAGGACATCACCGTCCCGCCCGACGCCACGCTTGCGATCGCCCTCGGCAAGATGCGGCTGTTCAACATCTCCCAGCTTCCCGTGGTGCAGGACGACCGCATCATCGGCCTGATCGACGAATCGGACCTGCTGCAGCGGGTGCTCGCCAACCCCGACATGAACGGCAATTTCGGCGATCCGGTTTCGGGAGCAATGACGACACGACTTGAAACCCTGCCGCCGGGCGCAAGCCTCGCCGACGTAAAAGCGACATTCGACAAGGGCTTCGTCGCGTTGATCCGGGACGAGAGCCAGTATTGGGGGCTGGTCACCCGGACCGACCTGCTGAACTGGCTGCGCCGCAACCGCCCGGCGGCCTGAGCCGGCGCTCATGCCCCGGAACTCGTCGCGCCGCGGCGGCCGCCGCGAGAAGAAGGTCCGGGTGAAGACGGCGCGCCGGCGCCCCGCCTCCTCGACCCGGTGGCTCGACCGCCAGCTGAACGACCCCTACGTTGCCGAGGCGCGCCAGCTCGGCTACCGCTCGCGCGCCGCCTTCAAGCTCATCGAGATCGACGACCGGTTGCGGCTGCTCCGGCCGGGGCTGATCGTGATCGACCTGGGCGCCGCGCCCGGCGGCTGGACCCAGGTGGCGCTGGAGCGGACGCGGGCCGCCGAGACAGGCGGAAGGGTTATTGCGCTGGACCGGCTGGAGATCGAACCGGTGCCCGGTGCGGAAATCCTGCTCGGCGATTTTCAGGATGCCGCAACGCTGGTGCGCCTGGAACAAACGCTGGGCGGCGCGCGGGCCGACCTCGTCCTGAGCGACCTGTCGCCGTCCACGACCGGCCATCGGGCGACCGACCATCTGCGCATCGTAACTCTGGCCGAAGACGCGCTTGCCTTCGCGGAAGGGGTTCTGAAGCCGGGCGGCGGCTTCGTCGCCAAGGTTTTCCGCGGCGGCGCGGACGCCGACCTGCTCAAGCGCGTGCGGGCGGGTTTCGAGACCGTGCGCCACGTCAAGCCGCCGGCGAGCCGCGCCGATTCGGCGGAGACCTACCTGGTTGCCCAGGGCTGCCGGCCGCAGGCGCCGGCCTGACGGCTTTGGCCGAGGCGGCGGCCCGACCTTTTGGCGTCAATCGACCTTGGCGCCGGTGGCACTGCTGAGCATGGTGGCGGGGTGGCCGGCCTCGCACAGCGACTTCAGAATCGCATCGACATGGTCCGCGTCGCGGGTTTCGACGACGATGTCGAGTTCGGCCTGTTTCAGCGGCACGTTATGGAACAGGCGCTGGTGATAGACCTCGACGATATTGCCGCCGGCCTCGCCGATCAGGCGGGCGACCGACCCGAGCACGCCGGGCTGGTCCTGGATGTCGATGCGCAGGCGGACCAGCCGTCCATCGCGCACAAGGCCGCGCATCAGGATGGCGGAGAGCACGCGCGAATCGATGTTGCCGCCGGAGACGACGACGCCGACAGTGCGGCCGGCGAAGCGGTCCCGGTTCTGGAGGACGGCGGCCAGCGCGGCCGCGCCGGCGCCCTCGACCACCGACTTTTCGATTTCGAGCAGCATCAGAACGGCGCCTTCCAGCGCCGGCTCATCGACCAGCAGAATTTCGGAGACGTGCCGGCGAACGATTTCGCGAGTGATCTCTCCGGGCCGCTTGACGGCGATGCCTTCGGCAATCGTGGTGCCGCCGGTCCGGATTTCCTCGCCGGCCAGACACTGTTTCATCGCCGGATAGAGCGCCGCCTCCGCGCCGAACAGTTCGATGCCGGGCTTCATTTCGGACGCGATCAGCGCCATGCCGCCAATCAGGCCGCCGCCGCCGATCGGCACGACAAGCGTGTCAAGGTCCGGCGCGTCCTCCAGCATCTCGAGCGCCGCCGTTCCCTGCCCTGCAATGATCTTCGGGTCGTCGTAGGGATGGACGACGGTCAGACCTTCGCGCGGCGCGATCTCCAGCGCGTGGTCGTAGCTCTCGGCGAGATCGGCGCCATGCAGGACGATCCTGGCGCCGAAATGTTCGGTCTGCCGCACCTTGTTGAACGGCGTCTGCGCCGGCATCACGATAGTCGCCGGAATGCCCAGACGCCGTGCGTGGTAGGCGACGCCCTGGGCATGGTTGCCCGCCGAGGCGGCAATGACGCCGGCCTTGCGCGCGCCCTCGTCGAGCGACGCGAGTTTCACATAGGCGCCGCGGTCCTTGAACGACGCCGTATATTGCAGGTTCTCGAATTTCAGCCAGATCCCGCATCCCGCGATCTCCGACAGAGTTCGGGAATGCAGCGTCGGCGTGCGTACGATCTGGCCGTCCAGGAGCCCGGCCGCCTCGCGGATGTCGTGCGCGGTAACGGTCATTGCCTGTTCTCCGTCGCGTCCGGTCGCGGCTTGAGTTCCAGCACGCCGGCGGCGTTCTGCCGTGCCGTGGCCTCGTCCGGCGCCAGGCGCCAGTGGCGCACGTCGCGCCATTCCTGCACCAGGTTGTCGTAGTATTCGGAATAGGGATTGCCGGACTGGCCGCTGCTGATCGTGAAGCGCGACTCCGAAAGATCGGAAAAGTCGTAGACGCCGCGGAAGCCCGGCCCCTGCCGCGTTGCGTAGGAATTACCGGACCGGAAATTGACCGGCGCCTTGGTCACCGTGAAGCGCGAGCCGTTGGCGGCGATCCGGATCGTGGTCAGGCGGCCGAGCAGCGGAATGGGGCCGAACGCCTGATGGCGCATTTCGGCGTAGTGCAGATCGCCCCAGCGCCAGACCAGCGGATCGTCGCCCAGCCGGTCGGACAGGAAGTCGAGCGCAGCCGCGAGACTCGCCCGGAGAATTGCGGGGCAGTCCTCGATCGCGTCCGTCCCGACATCGTCGCACCATTTGTGGTGCTTCGTCAGGATGCCGGTGACCACGTCCGGCCGGTTGGAAACGTAGCGCTTGGCCACCTCGCCCAGCTCGTCGGCGTAGAGGCGGCGGTTCAACTCCCGGACCCACGCGGTGTAGATCAGCGGCTCCGGCCGGGTCAGCGCCATGGCGCCGTCCCACGCCTTCAACATCTCCAGCACACGCCGCTGCCGGTCGTCGGCGGGTTCGATTTTCAGCAGGAGCGGCAGGGTAGCGCGCGCAGCGAGCGAAACATGGTCGGCCTGCATCCGGGCGACCTCGTCCGGCGTGAAGCGCTCTTTCGCCGCCAGCATCTGCGCGATCCGCGTGGCGCGATAATGGTCGCCCCAGCTTTGCGACAGGAAATAGGGATAGTCGCTGCCGGCGATCCGGTTGTTGGCGTTGATCAGCACGCCGTCCGGCGGGTTGAGGCTCTGCGGGAGCGAATCGTAGGGAATGTACCCAACGAGCGCGGTTTCCGGGTCCGCGCCGTCCTGGGGCAGATATCCGGCGTCGGGCCGCTTGCGCACCGGGATCGCGCCGGGCACCAGATAGCCGATGTTGCCGGCCGTGTCGGCATAGACGAAGTTCTGCACGGGGCCGATGAACAGGCGCAGGGCTTTTCTGAATTCCGTCCAGTTCTTCGCCTTGTTAATCCCGGCGAAGGCAGCGGCGCTGGTGTCGGCGCGGCTCAGCCAGGGCGCCCGCAGAACGGCGACGCGCCCGTTCTTCCGGCCGAATTCCGCCAACTCTTCGTCGAAATCCAGCGCGGGTCCGTTGCGCGACTCGCGAATCGTGAGCGTGACGTCCGCGCTGAAGCGGACCTTGACGGTCTCCGTGCGGATATCGAACGGCACGGAATCGCCGTCGGCCATGTAGCGGTTCGGATCGGACGGATCGAGCTTCTCGAGGATGACGTCGTCGGTGTCGATGTAGGTGGTCGTGACGCCCCACGCGATATGGCCGTTATGGCCCATGATGAGCAGCGGCCCGCCGGGCACCGTGGCACCGCTCAGCTTCAGGCCCGGCGCGCTGATATGGGCGAGATACCAGAGCACCGGCGCGTTCATGCCGAGATGCGGATCGCTCGCCAGGATTGCCGCGCCGGTGGTCGTCCGCTCCGGCCGCAGCGCCCAGACATTGGAGGCGCCGCCGCGGTGCAGGTCCGACGGCAAAGCGGCGAACAGGGCGCCGAAGTCCACGCCCTTCAGCAAGCCTTCCCTCTGCGGCCCGACCGTCACCGGCGCATCGCCCGGATAGGGCGGGAAGAGCACCGGGATCGCATCCTTGCCGGCTTTCTGCATGATCCGGGCACGCAACAGTTCGCCTCGCCAGTCGGTCGAGAGGCGCACCGCCATCAGCTTGCCCCAGACCAGCGTGTCGGCCGGTTTCCAGGGCTCGAATTCCAGGCCGGTCAGGTTGAATTCCGGCGGCAGCGTGCCCTTGCGGGTCTTCATCCACTGGTTCACCCCGGCGGCATAGGCCTCAAGCGTTTTCAACTGGCCGGGCGTTAGATGTTTCACACTGTCCTGCGCCCGGCGATAGAGGCCGAGGGTGCGGAAAAGCCGGTCGGCCCTGAGGCCGGGCGGGCCAATGATTTCCGCCAGCCGCCCCTGCCCGGCGCGGCGCTGCATTTCCATCTGGAACAGCCGGTCCTGGGCATGGACATAGCCGAGGGCGAACCAGGCGTCGCTTTCGGTTTCGGCGTAGATATACGGGATGCCCCGCCCGTCGCGCACGATGCTGACCGGCTTCTCGATCCCGGCAACCGTCACCGAACCGTCCAGCCGGGGCAGCGAAGTGCGGAACCAGAAAAACATGACGACGCCGGCAACCGCCAGCACGACGGCCAGCGTCAGCGCAATCCGCAGCGTCCAGCGCAGAAACAGACGGATCATCGGGAAGCCTCGTCGAATTCAGCCCGCAACCGGTCGCCATGCTCGTTCAGCCGCGGCGCCGGCCGCCGGGCCGGCCGGTCCGCGTAGGCCGACATCTTGATCGGCAGGCCGGCGAGCCGCATGCTGCCGGCGTCCGGATCGTCGACCGATACAATCATGTTGCGTTCCGCGATATGCGCATTTTCGAACAGGTCCGGCACGGCGTTGATCGGCCCGCAGGGGATGTCCGCCGCTTCCAGCAGGGCCTGCCAGTGCGCGGTTGTCCCGATTGCGAGAGCGGCCTCGATCTCCGTCTTCAACGCATCGACATTGTCCAGCCGGTCGGCCAGGGTCGTGAAGCGCGGATCGTCGGGCCAGTGCGGCTGCCCGACCGTCTCGGAGAAGCGCCGGAACCTGTCTTCGTGGCCGGCGGCGACGACGATGTGGCCATCGGCCGTGCGGTAGGCGTCGAACGGAGCGACCGACGGGTGCCGCGCACCGAGCGGACCGGGCGCGACGCCGGTCGCGCTGTAGCGCGCGACGGCGTTCTCCAGCAGGGCGACCTGGCTGTCGAGCATGGCGACGTCGACCATGATGCCTTCGCCGGTCCGGTCGCGGTGCTGCAGGGCGGAGACGACGCCGAGCGCCGTGAACAGGCCGGCCGCGATATCGCCGATCGAGGCGCCGACCCGGGTCGGCGGGCCGCCGGGATGGCCGGTGATGCTCATGATGCCGCCCATGGCCTGGACCACCATGTCGTAGGCCGGGCGGTGGCGGTAGGGTCCGGTCTGGCCGAAGCCGCTGGTCGCGGCGTAGACCAGGCGCGGGTTCAGGCCCTTCAGGGCGTCCCAGCCGTAACTCAGCTTCTCCATCGTGCCGGCGCGGTAGTTCTCGTAGAGCACGTCGGCGCGCCGGACCATCGCCTCGAAGACCCGGCGGTCGGCGGCATCCTTGAGATCGAGGACGATCGATTCCTTGCCCCGGTTGAGCGACATGAAATAGGCGCTCCGGCCGGCGACATGCGGCCCGATCTCGCGCGCCGGGTCGCCGCCCGGCGGCTCGACCTTGACGATCCGCGCGCCGAGCTCGCCGAGCAGCATGGTGCCGTAGGGCCCGGCGAGCGCGCGGGTCAGGTCGATCACCGTGACGCCGGCGAGCGGGCCGGCAAGAGGACCCACAGCTTCGGGCCGGGAGTCATTTTCCTGGGGTACCGTCATGGGCTTCCCATAACGCGAAGCGGGAGCGGCCGCCATGCCCTTCGGCGGCAGCCGGCGCCGCGCACCGGTCAACCCGGGCATTCGACTCGGGCGGCAGCCGTGCCATATAGGCGGCATGGATGGCTCTGCAACCGCCGTACGCACAATCGCCAATTTCCGGCCCCGGCCGCCCTGGTGGGGCGGCGACCTGCAGACCCTGCGCAACGTGCTGGTCCTCCAGCGCATCGACCTGTCGCCCTGGCCGGAGGAGACCCTGCGCTTCGAGATGCCGGACGGCTCCGGCGATGTCCTCACCGGCACGCTGGCGGTCCCGCACGACGCGGCGGACCGCCCGCTGGTCATCCTGATCCACGGCCTGACCGGCTGCGAGGACAGCATCCATGTCCGGGCCAGCGCCCGCGCCCTCTTGCAGGCCGGCTATCCGGCCCTCCGCCTCAACCTGCGCGGCGCCGGCCCGACCGTGGGCCTGTGCCACGAGCAATATCACGCCGGCCGCACGGCGGACTTCCGGGCGGTGCTGCGGCAGATCCCTGACCGGTTCGCCCGCAAAGGCCTGGCGGCGGTCGGCTATTCGTTGGGCGGCAGCATGCTGCTCAAATACCTTGGCGAGGAAGGCCGGGCCGCATCGCTTTGCGCGGCGGCCGCGGTTTCGGTACCGATCGATCTTTCCGCGGCCTGCGGCCGGTTCCACCGCCCGCGCAACTGGCTCTACAAGCGCTACCTGCTCGATCGGATGAAGATGGACGCGCTCCGGGCGCGGGGCGGCCTGCCCGAGCGCTGGCGCGAACCGGTGCGCTGCGCCCGAACGATCCGCGACTACGATGCCGGCTACATCGCCCCGCGCTACGGGTTCGGCACGGCGGAGCGCTACTATGCCGAATGCTCGGCGACGCGCTTCATGCCGGCGGTCCGCGTCCCGACGCTGATCGTCCACGCGCGCGACGATCCCTGGATTGCGCCCGAACCCTACGAGCGGTTCCGCTGGGCGGACGCGCCGGCCCTGATCCCCTGCCTGCACGACAGCGGCGGCCATGTCGGCTTCCACGGCCGGGGCAGCCGGGAGACCTGGCACGACCGGCATATCGTCGCCCTGCTCGACGCCTGCGCGCCGTAGGCGTTTCAGGACTGGCCGAATTCTGTAGGGGAGGGTTTGAAACCCTCCCCTACGTCCTCGGAAGTCGACTCCGCGCTGGCGTCCGGGCTCACCCCGCCGCCTGTTCGCGCAATCTGAACTTCTGGATCTTGCCGGTCGAGGTCTTGGGCAGTTCGCCGAACACGACGGCGGTCGGGCACTTGTAGTGCGCCAGCCGGCCGCGGCACCATTCGATGACCTCCGCCTCGGTCAGCGTCGCGCCGGGGCGCAGCCCGACGAAGGCGCAGGGCGTCTCCTCCCATTTCTCGTGCGGCTTGGCGACCACCGCGGCCTCGGCGATGTCGGGATGGGCGTAGAGCGCCGCCTCGACCTCGATGGAGGAGATGTTCTCGCCGCCGGAAATGATGATGTCCTTGGAACGGTCGCGGATCTGAACATAGCCGTCGGGATGCCAGACCGCGAGGTCGCCGGTATGGAACCAGCCGCCCCTGAACGCGGCCTCGGTCGCCTTCGGGTTCTTGAGATAGCCTTTCATGATCGAGTTGCCGCGATGGAGGATCTCGCCCATCGTCTTCCCGTCGCGCGGCACCGGCTCCAGGGTTTCCGGGTCCGCCACGATCATGCCGCCGTCCATGGTCGGATAGGCGACGCCCTGGCGCGCCTGCCGCTCGGCCAGCGCGCCGGCGGCAAGGCCCTCCCAGTCCTCCTGCCAGGCGCAGTGGGCGCTCGGCCCGAACGCCTCGGTAAGGCCATAGACATGAGTCACGTCGAAGCCCAGCTTCGCGATGCCTTCGAGGACCGCGGGCGCCGGCGCAGAACCCGCGGTGTACACCTTGACGGACTGATCGAACGGCACCCGGTCCTCCTCAGGCGCGTTGATCAGGGTGGAGAGCACGATCGGCGCGCCGCACATATGGGTGACGCCGTTGTCGGCGATGGATTGGAAGATCGCCCGCGCCTCGACCTTGCGCAGGCCGACATGGGTGCCGCCCATGATCGCGACGCTCCACGGGAAGCACCAGCCGGCGGCGTGGAACATCGGCAGGGTCCACAGATAGACCGGCCGGTGCGGTATCGCCCAGGTCACCGCGTTGCCGAGCGCCTCCATGTAGACGCCGCGGGCGTGGAAGACGACGCCCTTCGGGTCGCCCGTGGTGCCGGAGGTGTAGGACAGCGCGATGGCCTGCCATTCGTCCTCGATGCCGGGCCAGTCGAAATCCGGGTCGCCTTCCGCGATCAGCGCTTCGTAGTCCAGATCGCCCAGCCGTTTGCCGCCGGGCCCCTCGCTGTCGTCGATATCGATCACCAGCGGCCTGACCTTGGCCAGCCCGAGGGCGGCCTCGATTGTCGGCGCAAATTCGGTGTCGGTCAGCAGCACTTTCGCGCCGCCATGATCGAGAATGAAGGCGATGATCGCCGCATCGAGCCGGATGTTGAGCGGATTGAGCACGGCGCCGATCATCGGCACGCCGAAATGCGCCTCCAGGCTCTCCGGCGTGTTCGCGCCCATCAACGCCACCGTATCGCCGACGCCGATCCCGCGCTTCGCCAGCGCGCTCGCCAGCCTGACCGAGCGCTCGTGCTGCTCGGCATAGGTGAAGCGCCGCGCGCCATGGATCATCGCGGTCCGGCCGGGATAGGTTTCCACCGCCCGCTCCAGGAACCGGCTCGGATGCATCGGCATATAATTGGCCGGGTTCTTGTCGAGATCGGTCTCGAACGGGTTCCTGCCGGCTGCGCTCATCCGATCCTCCCTGAGGCAAACTGCTGCCGCGAACTTAGCCCGGATAGGCCGCAAGCCCAAACATCGAGGCGCGGGCGATGGCGTCGACGTGGAGGAGCGCGCCGTCGATGGTCGGATAGCCGGGATCGCGGCCGTCGAACGCGACGAACAGGTCGGTGCCGGCCAGCAGGACCGCTTCGGCACCTTGGCGCTCGACGAGGTCGCGGCCGATCCGGAACAGGGTCGCGCGTCCCTCTTCGCTGACCGCGCCGGCCCTGGCCAGTGCGATGTAGACGTCGTTGGTCGTCTGCAGATCGTCGCCTTCCGGGATCACCGTCCCGATATCGGACAAGGCGCCGTAGATGCCGCTGGTCATCGCGACCGCCGTGCCGATCAGGCCGATCTTCCGGATACCGCGCGCGCGCAGTCCGGCCGCGATCGCCGGCGCCACGTTGAGCACCGGCAGCGGCGAGACCGGTTCGAATTCGTCGAAACAGAAATGCCCGCCGATCGAGGTGATCGCCACCGCCTCGGCGCCGGCCCCCTTCAACCGCGCCGTCAGCGCCGCGTACTCCCGGGCCTGCGCTTCGGCCCTGCCGGCAATCGCGTTGGCCGCCAGCGTGTGCACATGGGCGTGGACGATAGTGAGCTCCATGGGCTGGCCCGCCGCTTCGTGGCGCCGCACCAGGTGCCGGTAGTAGAATTCCGTCGCGGCCGGTCCGATGCCGCCGATCAGTCCGATATGCATGGGTGCCCTGCCTCAAAAGTCCTCAATAGATGCCGTAGCGGCCCGGCGCGATGACGCCGTTGGGGTCGAGCGCGCGCTTGATCGCGGCGCAGGCGTCGCGGAAGGACGGCATCAGCTTGTCCATGTGGAAATCCTGCCAGTCGACCGGCGCCCGGCCGACCGCGACGCCGCGGGCGTAGAAGGCGTCGGCGAGCGCCCGGTAGGCCGCGTCGGCCCGCGCGCACTCGTCCGGGTCCTCCCGATTGAAGGAAATGACGTGCAGGCCGCGGGCGAAGCGTGGGCCGGCCACGTTCATGACCTGATAGTCGAGCCCATTGGCCTCGTAGATGGCGCGGCCCAGCTTCTGGAATTCGTTGGCGGTCTTGCCGTCCATCGGCGTGCCCGGCGTGAACCAGGCGTTGCCGCCGCCCGGCCGCCATTTCAGCAGGCCGAGCTCGGTCAGCGTCGGCTCGCCGGAGAAGGAAGCGACGGCGCAGGCCAGCGACGGCTTCTCCAGCGCTGCTTCGTGGGGGATGTAGGTCGCCTTGCCGGAGGCGCAGAAATGGTCGACGACTCGCCCGATCTGCGGCTCCATCGCGTCCATCGACGGGCCGTAGAAGGCGCCGGAGACGGTCCAGGCGCCCAGCCCGTGCTCGCTTTGCAGCGCCTTGCGCGCCTCGTCGC includes:
- a CDS encoding LacI family DNA-binding transcriptional regulator produces the protein MARPGKRGRLPGIVDVANLAKVSPATVSRYFNDPDIVRYRTRERIRKAVDELGYVRNRAMRSMVGAATGCIGLVIPTIDNAIFSEMLQAFSSALATHGRTMLIAAHGYDLAREAVLVHSLSEQRVDALALIGLEHRPETLAQIERQGIPAAMLWNYRPDRDWPCIGFDNELAGRMAAEHLLALGHRDILFAIGEERSNDRAAGRRTGALEAARRAGLPVPDRRRIACPYDILLSKELIARTLQIGSRPTTVLAGNDVIAQGALFAAASLGIRVPDDLSVIGIGDFRGSDAFEPGLTTVRIPARRIGRLAADALVEMIDWPEADFHHEHCCPLELIVRGTCKAV
- a CDS encoding pyridoxal-phosphate dependent enzyme — encoded protein: MNEPDNMQTGAGNGASMLAAIGNTPMVELRNLDTGPCRLFAKLELFNPGGSIKDRIALGMVEAAERDGRLKPGGTIVEATSGNTGIGLALVAALKGYRMILIIPDKMSREKIQQCRALGAEVIVTRTDVPPGHPLQYQTMAADIEARTPGALYIRQHYNPDNPAVHEATTGPEIWRQMNGDVDAIVGGIGTAGTMTGLGRYFRRVAPGLKMILADPVGSLLAPYVQTGELTEPGAWVVEGIGEDELPPVGDMSLIDEAIVVSDRDSLLTARDLLKAEGIMGGSSTGTIVAAALDWCRRQTEAKRVVAIVPDGGDKYLSKMYDDHWMADQGFIERKTYGDLRDLIARRHDEHEDITVPPDATLAIALGKMRLFNISQLPVVQDDRIIGLIDESDLLQRVLANPDMNGNFGDPVSGAMTTRLETLPPGASLADVKATFDKGFVALIRDESQYWGLVTRTDLLNWLRRNRPAA
- a CDS encoding RlmE family RNA methyltransferase, with protein sequence MPRNSSRRGGRREKKVRVKTARRRPASSTRWLDRQLNDPYVAEARQLGYRSRAAFKLIEIDDRLRLLRPGLIVIDLGAAPGGWTQVALERTRAAETGGRVIALDRLEIEPVPGAEILLGDFQDAATLVRLEQTLGGARADLVLSDLSPSTTGHRATDHLRIVTLAEDALAFAEGVLKPGGGFVAKVFRGGADADLLKRVRAGFETVRHVKPPASRADSAETYLVAQGCRPQAPA
- a CDS encoding threonine ammonia-lyase, with the protein product MTVTAHDIREAAGLLDGQIVRTPTLHSRTLSEIAGCGIWLKFENLQYTASFKDRGAYVKLASLDEGARKAGVIAASAGNHAQGVAYHARRLGIPATIVMPAQTPFNKVRQTEHFGARIVLHGADLAESYDHALEIAPREGLTVVHPYDDPKIIAGQGTAALEMLEDAPDLDTLVVPIGGGGLIGGMALIASEMKPGIELFGAEAALYPAMKQCLAGEEIRTGGTTIAEGIAVKRPGEITREIVRRHVSEILLVDEPALEGAVLMLLEIEKSVVEGAGAAALAAVLQNRDRFAGRTVGVVVSGGNIDSRVLSAILMRGLVRDGRLVRLRIDIQDQPGVLGSVARLIGEAGGNIVEVYHQRLFHNVPLKQAELDIVVETRDADHVDAILKSLCEAGHPATMLSSATGAKVD
- a CDS encoding penicillin acylase family protein, which produces MIRLFLRWTLRIALTLAVVLAVAGVVMFFWFRTSLPRLDGSVTVAGIEKPVSIVRDGRGIPYIYAETESDAWFALGYVHAQDRLFQMEMQRRAGQGRLAEIIGPPGLRADRLFRTLGLYRRAQDSVKHLTPGQLKTLEAYAAGVNQWMKTRKGTLPPEFNLTGLEFEPWKPADTLVWGKLMAVRLSTDWRGELLRARIMQKAGKDAIPVLFPPYPGDAPVTVGPQREGLLKGVDFGALFAALPSDLHRGGASNVWALRPERTTTGAAILASDPHLGMNAPVLWYLAHISAPGLKLSGATVPGGPLLIMGHNGHIAWGVTTTYIDTDDVILEKLDPSDPNRYMADGDSVPFDIRTETVKVRFSADVTLTIRESRNGPALDFDEELAEFGRKNGRVAVLRAPWLSRADTSAAAFAGINKAKNWTEFRKALRLFIGPVQNFVYADTAGNIGYLVPGAIPVRKRPDAGYLPQDGADPETALVGYIPYDSLPQSLNPPDGVLINANNRIAGSDYPYFLSQSWGDHYRATRIAQMLAAKERFTPDEVARMQADHVSLAARATLPLLLKIEPADDRQRRVLEMLKAWDGAMALTRPEPLIYTAWVRELNRRLYADELGEVAKRYVSNRPDVVTGILTKHHKWCDDVGTDAIEDCPAILRASLAAALDFLSDRLGDDPLVWRWGDLHYAEMRHQAFGPIPLLGRLTTIRIAANGSRFTVTKAPVNFRSGNSYATRQGPGFRGVYDFSDLSESRFTISSGQSGNPYSEYYDNLVQEWRDVRHWRLAPDEATARQNAAGVLELKPRPDATENRQ
- a CDS encoding CoA transferase; this translates as MTVPQENDSRPEAVGPLAGPLAGVTVIDLTRALAGPYGTMLLGELGARIVKVEPPGGDPAREIGPHVAGRSAYFMSLNRGKESIVLDLKDAADRRVFEAMVRRADVLYENYRAGTMEKLSYGWDALKGLNPRLVYAATSGFGQTGPYRHRPAYDMVVQAMGGIMSITGHPGGPPTRVGASIGDIAAGLFTALGVVSALQHRDRTGEGIMVDVAMLDSQVALLENAVARYSATGVAPGPLGARHPSVAPFDAYRTADGHIVVAAGHEDRFRRFSETVGQPHWPDDPRFTTLADRLDNVDALKTEIEAALAIGTTAHWQALLEAADIPCGPINAVPDLFENAHIAERNMIVSVDDPDAGSMRLAGLPIKMSAYADRPARRPAPRLNEHGDRLRAEFDEASR